From Neomonachus schauinslandi chromosome 4, ASM220157v2, whole genome shotgun sequence:
GGCCCGAGGGACCTTTCCACAGAGGTGCCCACTTTCCTCCAGGACAGGTGCTGTTTGCACCTCTGAGCTCGTGTGCCCCGCTGCCGGCCAGTGGCCAGGTGAGCCTCATTTGGGCTGTAGTGCACGCGCTCGCCCGCTTCTCTCGGCCTCGGGGCATTTGCACTTGCCCTCCTccgcctccctccctggctctccCAGACTTGTTCTCACCTGTCTCCCCGGCAGCCCGCCCAGAGCTGGCGAGAGCCTGTGTGGCCTTCTTGATGTGGCCTGAGGGTGCCGTCTGCCTGCAGGTCCCGGAGCAGTCCTGCCCGCCATGGACCCAGACCCCCAGGCAGGCGTGCAGGTGGGCATGCGTGTGGTGCGCGGCGTGGACTGGAAGTGGGGCCAGCAGGATGGCGGTGAGGGCGGCGTGGGCACGGTGGTGGAGCTTGGCCGCCACGGTAGCCCCTCGACCCCTGACCGCACGGTAGTCGTGCAGTGGGACCACGGCACTCGCACCAACTACCGCGCAGGCTACCAGGGCGCGCACGACCTGCTGCTGTACGACAACGCCCAGATCGGTGCGTGCGGCCGCCGCAgggcccggggggtggggggcagagcccCGCGCTCCCTGACCCTGCCGTGCCCCCAGGCGTCCGCCACCCCAACATCATCTGTGACTGCTGCAAGAAGCACGGCTTGCGGGGCATGCGCTGGAAGTGCCGCGTCTGCTTCGACTACGACCTGTGCACGCAGTGTTACATGCACAACAAGCACGACCTCGCCCACGCCTTCGAGCGCTACGAGACGGCTCACTCTCGCCCGTGAGTCCCGCCGCCCCCTGCGGCCTGCGCCGCGCCCTGGCCTGGGCGTGTGGGGCCCCGGCGGCCCTGGGTCCTGGCCTGCGGCACTCCCGGCCTCACGGCAAGCACGCACAACACCTGGGCGGGCCTTGGCCCTGGAGGAGTGGCCGAGGTCACGGTCACTCGGAGGCCTGGCTGtcggccccacccccaccccgtggaAGGTAGCCCTATCCACCGGAGCAGGTCTGCGGAGGCTGGTGCCGCGGACGGGGTCCGCGGCACCAGCCCTGGAGCCGGTGTGGCCGGCTCCCCGGCGCAGCCGTGCTGGGGGCGCTGAGACGTCCAGTGTGTGTACAGCTAGCATCCCCTGGGGGCGCCCCGGCAGCCATGCTGGGGACTAACCCAGAGGCACAGCTGGGGAGACCCTGTTGGCCTGCCTAGGGGGCTCCATCGCTGGGCGGGCGGGTAGGGAATGAAGCTGGGAGGGTCTCCTGGGCCGGGGtggccacccagaggccccacccATGAGACGCTGCCGCCCTTGTCTCCTGGACACTTCCCGCGCAcatggaggggaggtgtgtgttTGGTCCCAGCTGCCCACTggccagagcaggggcagggatcAGCTGTCTGGGCACCTCCGGGCAAGCTGCTGTGCCttcattcttccatttccttgtgccgacctccccccacctccccccggcTGGGCCAGGCTGTGTGCTGAGCTCTGGGGACAACCCTAACGGCACGTGGCTCATTAGGAGGGAGCAGGTGTGGAGGAGGGCCGCATATGGAGGCCATGCTGTGAGGGGGTCCAGAGTGGAGGCCACTGGCCGGCTGGGCCGGCCATCCTCGGGCGAGAgctgggtggggcagagggctTGCACCCTCACCCTGCTTCCCACGTGGCTCAGCACCCACTCACTCTCTTGCAGGGTCACGCTGAGTCCCCGCCAGGGTCTCCCAAGGATCCCGTTGAGGGGAATCTTCCAGGGGGCGAAGGTGGTGCGGGGCCCTGACTGGGAGTGGGGCTCGCAGGACGGTGAGTGGGGATCTGGGCTGCCGCTGGCTGTGGCTAAGCTTCATAGCAGGGGCTTAGCCTGCGATGGGGCCCTTGTCTCcccaggaggggaagggaagccaGGCCGAGTGGTGGACATCCGTGGCTGGGACGTGGAGACGGGCCGGAGCGTGGCCAGTGTGACGTGGGCCGATGGCACCACCAATGTGTACCGTGTGGGCCACAAGGGCAAGGTGGACCTCAAGTGTGTGGGCGAGGCGGCTGGCGGCTTCTACTACAAGGAGCACCTCCCAAGGCTCGGTAGGGTCTGGCCCCAAGGACACCACACCTGCGTGCCCAGCTGCCCTTCTGCCCTGGCTGGGTCCTGGGGCAGCGCCGGGTGGGGGCTGGCCGGTGAAGCCGCCGAGGGAAGGGATGCTGCTGAGGGGGCCTGTTGCCCGCCCCCAGGCAAACCGGCGGAGCTGCGGCGCAGGGTGAGTGCTGACGGACAGCCTTTCCAGCACGGGGACAAGGTTAAGTGTCTGCTGGACACGGACATCCTGAGGGAGCTGCAGGAAGGCCACGGCGGATGGAACCCCAGGATGGCGGAGGTGAGCCACCCCACCTGCTgagccccgcccctccctccccacatccTCTGGACCCCCAGCCCTCCCGCTCCACCCAGCCACAGCCTCCATGACCCGCCACAGTTTATCGGACAGACGGGCACCGTGCACCGCATCACGGACCGTGGGGATGTGCGCGTGCAGTTCGGCCATGAGACCCGCTGGACCTTCCACCCCGGGGCTCTCACCAAGGTGCATGGGGGGCTGGGCTGAGCCCCGTCTGTTCGCTTCTGCACCCCCTCCACGTACCTGACCGGCTCTGGGAATGCCTTTCTCCAGCCCTGAGGGAACAGGGGAGGGCTTTGTGGGGTCCAGAGGGGCTGAGTTCCACAGAGGGGATCCAGGTGTGAAGGGACACAGAGGAGGGTGAGGCACCTGCTGGGGGCtggtggaggctgggggctggcggCCCAGGCTCCGGCCTTTACCCTGCTGGCCTCAGGAAGCCACTGCTGCATTACAGGTGGGAGGTGACCTTCTAAAATGCTCCCTGTGGGTGTGGTGTGGGGAGCACGTGGGGGCAGTGGAAAGGCCCTTTAGGAAGAGGATGGGGACAGTGGTGGGCACAGTGAACTCTGTTTGGGAAGCAGGGTTGTGCGGATAGGGGCCCTGGGTGGAGGCATGTACCCCTAGGGCTCGGCTCTGGACCTGGAGTCCTggccccggggggtggggaggtggggcggggtGTCATAAATCCCATGGTTTGCAGAGTAAGTCTTGCATAGAGGAGGCCACAGGTGTGGGGGGCGTAGCCAGGAAAGgtttggggatgggggaggagtgGCTCCTGACCCGCACTCCCATGGCAGTCTGACCCTGCCCCCTGGTTGTCccagggccccacccccaccccctgtgccCGTCTCGACTGGCCTCGGCCATGCATCAGTGTGTAGGGACAGGCCCGCCTTGACCTTCACCCCAGAGTTGGCTTTGGTCTGGTCTGGATGCCACTGCCTGGCTGTCTCTCTGGCTGTCACCCCCGTGGCTCCGGGGCTGGCCACCCAGGACTGCCCTGGTCACGTGTGACCCTCATCCAGCtctgaggcaggggctggggtcaAGTTCAGGTCTGCCTGTCCTGTGGAGCTGAGGGGTGCCCTCCTGCTCCATGGCCCTGGGCAGCCACACTTGCCTGGGGGTGCCCCTCACGTGCCTCTCTGTCACTCAGCACAATGCCTTCTGGGTGGGCGATGTGGTGCGGGTCATCGACGACCTTGACACAGTGAAGCGGCTGCAGGCCGGGCACGGCGAGTGGACGGACGACATGGCCCCTGTGAGTGCCCcggctcccacccccacccccttccctgccccctgggAGGCCTGCCTGTGACCCTACTCTCTCCCGACTCAGGCCCTGGGCCGCATCGGGAAGGTGGTGAAAGTTTTCAGAGATGGTAACCTGCGCGTGGCGGTCGGTGGTCAGCTGTGGACCTTCAGCCCCTCCTGCCTGGTGGCCTACCGGCCCGAGGAGGATGCCAACCTTGATGTGGCCGAGCGCGCCAGGGAGAACAAAAGTGCGCGTGCCCAGCTTGGGTGGCCGGCGGGAGGCAGGGCCACCCCGGCCACCACTCAACTTGagccctgccccacccaggctccctgagtgTCGCCCTGGACAAGCTTCGAGCCCAGAAGAGTGACCTCGAGCACCCAGGGAGACTGGTGGTGGAGGTGGCCCTGGGCAGTATGGCCGGGGCTCTGGACCTGCTGAGGAGGCACCCAGAGCAGGCGAGCTCCTGACGCCCTGCCCGTCCTCCCTTTAgccagccccagggagaggggaagagggccGGGGACTGACCTGCAGGCTCTCCTGGCAGGTGGACACCAAGAACCAGGGCAGGACTGCCCTGCAGGTGGCCGCCTACCTCGGCCAGGTAGAGCTGGTGCGGCTGCTGCTGCAGGCGCGGGCGGGCGCGGACCTGCCGGACGAGGAGGGCAACACGGCGCTGCACTACGCCGCCCTGGGGTGAGGCGCGCGCAGGGCCGCGGTGGGGGCTGGGCGGCCCGCAGGTCCAGCTGGTGGGCATCGGGcccctcctgcttcctcttccGTCAGGAACCAGCCGGAGGCTGCCCGGTTGCTCCTGAGCTCCGGGTGCGGGGCCAATGCCCTGAACAGCACCCGGAGCGCAGCCCTGCACGTGGCCGTGCAgaggggcttcctggaggtggtgaggGTCCTCTGTGAACGCGGCTGTGATGTCAACCTGCCTGTAAGTGCTGGGTCCCCTGGCTCTGGCCCCGGGGTCAAGGATACAGTGGCATTTA
This genomic window contains:
- the MIB2 gene encoding E3 ubiquitin-protein ligase MIB2, producing MDPDPQAGVQVGMRVVRGVDWKWGQQDGGEGGVGTVVELGRHGSPSTPDRTVVVQWDHGTRTNYRAGYQGAHDLLLYDNAQIGVRHPNIICDCCKKHGLRGMRWKCRVCFDYDLCTQCYMHNKHDLAHAFERYETAHSRPVTLSPRQGLPRIPLRGIFQGAKVVRGPDWEWGSQDGGEGKPGRVVDIRGWDVETGRSVASVTWADGTTNVYRVGHKGKVDLKCVGEAAGGFYYKEHLPRLGKPAELRRRVSADGQPFQHGDKVKCLLDTDILRELQEGHGGWNPRMAEFIGQTGTVHRITDRGDVRVQFGHETRWTFHPGALTKHNAFWVGDVVRVIDDLDTVKRLQAGHGEWTDDMAPALGRIGKVVKVFRDGNLRVAVGGQLWTFSPSCLVAYRPEEDANLDVAERARENKSSLSVALDKLRAQKSDLEHPGRLVVEVALGSMAGALDLLRRHPEQVDTKNQGRTALQVAAYLGQVELVRLLLQARAGADLPDEEGNTALHYAALGNQPEAARLLLSSGCGANALNSTRSAALHVAVQRGFLEVVRVLCERGCDVNLPDGHADTPLHCAISAGAGASGIVEVLTEVPGIDVTATNSQGFTLLHHASLKGHTLAVRRIVARARQLVDAKKEDGFTALHLAALNNHREVAQILIREGRCDVNVRNRKLQSPLHLAVQQAHVGLVPLLVDAGCSVNAEDEEGDTALHVALQRHQLLPLAADGAGGDPGPLQLLSRLQASGLPGSGELTVGAAVACFLALEGADVSYANHRGRSPLDLAAEARVLKALQGCAQRFRERHAGGSGGAAPGPRLVLGTPNTVTNLHVAAPSGPEAAECLVCSELALLVLFSPCQHRTVCEECARRMKKCIRCQVVIGKKLRPDGTEVASATPAPGPPRQLVEELQSRYRQMEERITCPICIDSHIRLVFQCGHGACAPCGAALSACPICRQPIRDRIQIFV